A genomic segment from Labrus bergylta chromosome 3, fLabBer1.1, whole genome shotgun sequence encodes:
- the LOC109977345 gene encoding adhesion G-protein coupled receptor G1-like isoform X2, translating to MWIVLIVSLVCFYETLAGGRGSFHPGEKTNSVSNNSCDDVISSCLTYGLPWTGCYEDMIATCERPKSRLDNRFIRMKVNSSQEIEAGLTPQHRFYIPSSALQRSMGGAASDEVLLVSEPRRSKSRAIMPTRIDGDVMGGFVLVVRAGSQSVTNLPHPVRLTFVHNKQVDAGTCVFWYESAHGNGTVYWSPDGCETNNTGSETICSCNHMSFFAVLVNPELSVDKRRADNLSYITYVGSALSVFFTTISLIIYICQQRRRPEKAISVHMQLTGALLCLHLSFLLCCFWVWQLKGEKEEEEGWVCGGLGLFLHWSLLATFTWTALEGFHLYLLLVRVFNIYVRRYLLKLSVVGWGLPTLTAVVCGISGVYGKYKVELTDENNLNSTAAICWISSDFKQRLVVSYITTVALPCLVILCNSCMLGLVVFKMWGLRRGGERQKMDREKGSRLWKDCATVIGLSWVLGLPWGLASTTYVSLPGIYVFTILNSLQGVFVFLWSVALTCKSRSDISSSRDPSSSQKIMTTSFNN from the exons ATGTGGATTGTTTTAATCGTCTCTCTCGTCTGCTTCTACGAGACTCTGGCTGGTG GTCGAGGATCATTTCATCCTGGGGAAAAAACGAACAGCGTTTCCAACA attcctgtgatgatgtcatcagctCCTGTCTTACTTACGGCCTCCCCTGGACCGG ttGTTATGAGGACATGATTGCCACCTGTGAACGACCCAAAAGCCGTTTGGACAACCGTTTCATTCGGATGAAAGTGAACTCCTCTCAGGAG atcgAAGCGGGCCTCACGCCTCAGCACCGGTTTTACATCCCATCCTCGGCGCTCCAAAGAAGCATGGGAGGAGCTGCATCAGACGAGGTGCTGCTG gtGAGTGAACCAAGAAGAAGTAAGAGCAGAGCAATCATGCCAACCCGCATAGACGGAGATGTCATGGGGGGGTTTGTGTTGGTGGTGAGGGCAGGGAGTCAGTCGGTCACAAACCTCCCACACCCCGTCAGATTAACCTTTGTGCACAACAAACAG GTGGACGCTGGGACGTGTGTGTTCTGGTACGAGTCTGCACACGGGAATGGAACAG tgtATTGGAGCCCAGACGGCTGTGAAACCAACAACACTGGAAGTGAAACAATCTGCAGCTGCAACCACATGAGCTTCTTTGCCGTACTTGTG AACCCTGAACTCTCTGTGGATAAACGTCGCGCTGATAACTTGAGCTACATCACCTACGTGGGATCAGCTCTGTCCGTCTTCTTCACCACCATCAGTCTGATCATCTACATTTGTCAACA gCGCCGGCGCCCTGAGAAGGCCATCAGTGTGCACATGCAGCTAACGGGAGCGctgctctgcctccacctcagcttCCTGCTGTGCTGCTTCTGGGTGTGGCAGCTGAAGGgcgagaaggaggaggaggagggctgggTCTGTGGTGGTCTGGGTTTGTTTTTACACTGGTCCCTGCTGGCCACCTTCACCTGGACCGCTCTGGAAGGATTCCACCTGTACCTCCTGCTGGTCCGAGTGTTTAACATCTACGTCAGGAGATACCTGCTCAAACTCAGCGTGGTGGGATGGG GACTTCCTACACTGACTGCAGTGGTTTGTGGGATTTCCGGCGTCTATGGTAAATACAAAGTGGAGCTGACGGATGAAAACAATCTTAACTCAACAGCAGCCAT ATGCTGGATTAGCAGTGATTTCAAGCAGCGGCTTGTGGTCAGCTACATCACCACCGTGGCTCTCCCGTGTCTGGTGATCCTGTGTAACTCCTGCATGCTGGGGCTGGTGGTGTTCAAGATGTGGGGCCTGAGGAGGGGCGGTGAGAGGCAGAAGATGGACAGAGAGAAGGGCTCCAGGTTGTGGAAGGACTGTGCCACGGTGATCGGGCTCAGCTGGGTGCTGGGTCTACCGTGGGGGTTAGCGAGCACCACCTACGTCTCCCTGCCGGGGATCTACGTGTTCACCATACTCAACTCCCTGCAGG GTGTTTTTGTGTTCCTGTGGTCTGTCGCTTTGACCTGCAAGTCTCGATCGGACATCTCCTCATCCAgagacccctcctcctcccagaaAATTATGACAACAAGTTTTAATAACTGA
- the LOC109977345 gene encoding adhesion G-protein coupled receptor G1-like isoform X3 gives MWIVLIVSLVCFYETLAGDSCDDVISSCLTYGLPWTGCYEDMIATCERPKSRLDNRFIRMKVNSSQEIEAGLTPQHRFYIPSSALQRSMGGAASDEVLLVSTVIESIYFKVSEPRRSKSRAIMPTRIDGDVMGGFVLVVRAGSQSVTNLPHPVRLTFVHNKQVDAGTCVFWYESAHGNGTVYWSPDGCETNNTGSETICSCNHMSFFAVLVNPELSVDKRRADNLSYITYVGSALSVFFTTISLIIYICQQRRRPEKAISVHMQLTGALLCLHLSFLLCCFWVWQLKGEKEEEEGWVCGGLGLFLHWSLLATFTWTALEGFHLYLLLVRVFNIYVRRYLLKLSVVGWGLPTLTAVVCGISGVYGKYKVELTDENNLNSTAAICWISSDFKQRLVVSYITTVALPCLVILCNSCMLGLVVFKMWGLRRGGERQKMDREKGSRLWKDCATVIGLSWVLGLPWGLASTTYVSLPGIYVFTILNSLQGVFVFLWSVALTCKSRSDISSSRDPSSSQKIMTTSFNN, from the exons ATGTGGATTGTTTTAATCGTCTCTCTCGTCTGCTTCTACGAGACTCTGGCTGGTG attcctgtgatgatgtcatcagctCCTGTCTTACTTACGGCCTCCCCTGGACCGG ttGTTATGAGGACATGATTGCCACCTGTGAACGACCCAAAAGCCGTTTGGACAACCGTTTCATTCGGATGAAAGTGAACTCCTCTCAGGAG atcgAAGCGGGCCTCACGCCTCAGCACCGGTTTTACATCCCATCCTCGGCGCTCCAAAGAAGCATGGGAGGAGCTGCATCAGACGAGGTGCTGCTGGTGAGCACTGTGATCGAAAGCATTTACTTTAAG gtGAGTGAACCAAGAAGAAGTAAGAGCAGAGCAATCATGCCAACCCGCATAGACGGAGATGTCATGGGGGGGTTTGTGTTGGTGGTGAGGGCAGGGAGTCAGTCGGTCACAAACCTCCCACACCCCGTCAGATTAACCTTTGTGCACAACAAACAG GTGGACGCTGGGACGTGTGTGTTCTGGTACGAGTCTGCACACGGGAATGGAACAG tgtATTGGAGCCCAGACGGCTGTGAAACCAACAACACTGGAAGTGAAACAATCTGCAGCTGCAACCACATGAGCTTCTTTGCCGTACTTGTG AACCCTGAACTCTCTGTGGATAAACGTCGCGCTGATAACTTGAGCTACATCACCTACGTGGGATCAGCTCTGTCCGTCTTCTTCACCACCATCAGTCTGATCATCTACATTTGTCAACA gCGCCGGCGCCCTGAGAAGGCCATCAGTGTGCACATGCAGCTAACGGGAGCGctgctctgcctccacctcagcttCCTGCTGTGCTGCTTCTGGGTGTGGCAGCTGAAGGgcgagaaggaggaggaggagggctgggTCTGTGGTGGTCTGGGTTTGTTTTTACACTGGTCCCTGCTGGCCACCTTCACCTGGACCGCTCTGGAAGGATTCCACCTGTACCTCCTGCTGGTCCGAGTGTTTAACATCTACGTCAGGAGATACCTGCTCAAACTCAGCGTGGTGGGATGGG GACTTCCTACACTGACTGCAGTGGTTTGTGGGATTTCCGGCGTCTATGGTAAATACAAAGTGGAGCTGACGGATGAAAACAATCTTAACTCAACAGCAGCCAT ATGCTGGATTAGCAGTGATTTCAAGCAGCGGCTTGTGGTCAGCTACATCACCACCGTGGCTCTCCCGTGTCTGGTGATCCTGTGTAACTCCTGCATGCTGGGGCTGGTGGTGTTCAAGATGTGGGGCCTGAGGAGGGGCGGTGAGAGGCAGAAGATGGACAGAGAGAAGGGCTCCAGGTTGTGGAAGGACTGTGCCACGGTGATCGGGCTCAGCTGGGTGCTGGGTCTACCGTGGGGGTTAGCGAGCACCACCTACGTCTCCCTGCCGGGGATCTACGTGTTCACCATACTCAACTCCCTGCAGG GTGTTTTTGTGTTCCTGTGGTCTGTCGCTTTGACCTGCAAGTCTCGATCGGACATCTCCTCATCCAgagacccctcctcctcccagaaAATTATGACAACAAGTTTTAATAACTGA
- the LOC109977345 gene encoding adhesion G-protein coupled receptor G1-like isoform X1, which yields MWIVLIVSLVCFYETLAGGRGSFHPGEKTNSVSNNSCDDVISSCLTYGLPWTGCYEDMIATCERPKSRLDNRFIRMKVNSSQEIEAGLTPQHRFYIPSSALQRSMGGAASDEVLLVSTVIESIYFKVSEPRRSKSRAIMPTRIDGDVMGGFVLVVRAGSQSVTNLPHPVRLTFVHNKQVDAGTCVFWYESAHGNGTVYWSPDGCETNNTGSETICSCNHMSFFAVLVNPELSVDKRRADNLSYITYVGSALSVFFTTISLIIYICQQRRRPEKAISVHMQLTGALLCLHLSFLLCCFWVWQLKGEKEEEEGWVCGGLGLFLHWSLLATFTWTALEGFHLYLLLVRVFNIYVRRYLLKLSVVGWGLPTLTAVVCGISGVYGKYKVELTDENNLNSTAAICWISSDFKQRLVVSYITTVALPCLVILCNSCMLGLVVFKMWGLRRGGERQKMDREKGSRLWKDCATVIGLSWVLGLPWGLASTTYVSLPGIYVFTILNSLQGVFVFLWSVALTCKSRSDISSSRDPSSSQKIMTTSFNN from the exons ATGTGGATTGTTTTAATCGTCTCTCTCGTCTGCTTCTACGAGACTCTGGCTGGTG GTCGAGGATCATTTCATCCTGGGGAAAAAACGAACAGCGTTTCCAACA attcctgtgatgatgtcatcagctCCTGTCTTACTTACGGCCTCCCCTGGACCGG ttGTTATGAGGACATGATTGCCACCTGTGAACGACCCAAAAGCCGTTTGGACAACCGTTTCATTCGGATGAAAGTGAACTCCTCTCAGGAG atcgAAGCGGGCCTCACGCCTCAGCACCGGTTTTACATCCCATCCTCGGCGCTCCAAAGAAGCATGGGAGGAGCTGCATCAGACGAGGTGCTGCTGGTGAGCACTGTGATCGAAAGCATTTACTTTAAG gtGAGTGAACCAAGAAGAAGTAAGAGCAGAGCAATCATGCCAACCCGCATAGACGGAGATGTCATGGGGGGGTTTGTGTTGGTGGTGAGGGCAGGGAGTCAGTCGGTCACAAACCTCCCACACCCCGTCAGATTAACCTTTGTGCACAACAAACAG GTGGACGCTGGGACGTGTGTGTTCTGGTACGAGTCTGCACACGGGAATGGAACAG tgtATTGGAGCCCAGACGGCTGTGAAACCAACAACACTGGAAGTGAAACAATCTGCAGCTGCAACCACATGAGCTTCTTTGCCGTACTTGTG AACCCTGAACTCTCTGTGGATAAACGTCGCGCTGATAACTTGAGCTACATCACCTACGTGGGATCAGCTCTGTCCGTCTTCTTCACCACCATCAGTCTGATCATCTACATTTGTCAACA gCGCCGGCGCCCTGAGAAGGCCATCAGTGTGCACATGCAGCTAACGGGAGCGctgctctgcctccacctcagcttCCTGCTGTGCTGCTTCTGGGTGTGGCAGCTGAAGGgcgagaaggaggaggaggagggctgggTCTGTGGTGGTCTGGGTTTGTTTTTACACTGGTCCCTGCTGGCCACCTTCACCTGGACCGCTCTGGAAGGATTCCACCTGTACCTCCTGCTGGTCCGAGTGTTTAACATCTACGTCAGGAGATACCTGCTCAAACTCAGCGTGGTGGGATGGG GACTTCCTACACTGACTGCAGTGGTTTGTGGGATTTCCGGCGTCTATGGTAAATACAAAGTGGAGCTGACGGATGAAAACAATCTTAACTCAACAGCAGCCAT ATGCTGGATTAGCAGTGATTTCAAGCAGCGGCTTGTGGTCAGCTACATCACCACCGTGGCTCTCCCGTGTCTGGTGATCCTGTGTAACTCCTGCATGCTGGGGCTGGTGGTGTTCAAGATGTGGGGCCTGAGGAGGGGCGGTGAGAGGCAGAAGATGGACAGAGAGAAGGGCTCCAGGTTGTGGAAGGACTGTGCCACGGTGATCGGGCTCAGCTGGGTGCTGGGTCTACCGTGGGGGTTAGCGAGCACCACCTACGTCTCCCTGCCGGGGATCTACGTGTTCACCATACTCAACTCCCTGCAGG GTGTTTTTGTGTTCCTGTGGTCTGTCGCTTTGACCTGCAAGTCTCGATCGGACATCTCCTCATCCAgagacccctcctcctcccagaaAATTATGACAACAAGTTTTAATAACTGA